TTTCTTGTGCCTAGACAGCTCATTAATGTACCAAAGAAAGTTTAGAACAATGGCAGAAAGCCTGATAAACAAAACATGAGCAATACTTTTTCATACATGGGCTGTGTCACCTTCAGTTGTATTGGTAAAGTCATTTGAAGATTAAAACTTCATGAATTGTAAACTCTCTGGAAAAAATTGGTCTCTATTTTACACAGAACCAAGCAGAGTCAACAAAAAAAGTCACTCTTGCTAAAGTGAAGCAAAAATATCCTCATTTAGCTGTAGCATGTGTACATAATGCACTGTTaccactaattttttttcaaaatgctgcttGTTATTTTGAGCTAATAACTTTGCGGGTTTTTTTATGTTGATTTACATACCAGTAATAAAAAGATCTGTGAGAAGTAGAAAATCCTGTTCCTGGCAGTAAGGGCTCATGTAGTTTATTTTCCTGATCAGTAGTAAAATAGaccatttttccattatttccagCAAAAAATGGAATGAAACATTAATGTTATTGTCTTTACCACCAACCTCAACTGATCCATCACTGCAATGtctttgtttaaggaaaaaaaagaaatattttgcaataaaaatacagagaaccATAGATGGTGTTAAAGCGTAAGAATCAGGTATGCCTGGCAGTTTTGAGGACACCATGATTATCACTGTTCTAACTTACGTAAGAGATTGCTGACTGTATCCGATACGATCTGCTTTAAGTCCCAAGGAATTTCTTGATTGCTGTCCATCTCTGGACTGTAATGGAGACACTAAATCTATGTGAGAAAAATCGTATAGAGGGAGGAGGTGTAAAGTTACAGGTCTCAACTACATTTGGTCAGTGAGCGATGATACCCCAGAAGAACTAGCTAAATATATGGTATTTCTGAGAAGGGGCATGGCCTAGATTCAACATCAGTAACTGACTGTGCTTCATTTTTAGGACGAGGAAATTCAGGACCTTCACAGAGAGCGCCAAAATCTGGGAGGTCTAGTTCTTTAGATGGAGACCATCATGATGGATTCCACAGGGATGAAGCTTTTGGTGGAGGCCCTGCAGGAGGCAATAACCCTTCTcgaggaggaaggagtggaagTAACTGGGGAAGAGGAAATAACATGAACTCTGGTCAATCAAGACGAGGAGCATCCAGAGGTGGTGGAAGAGGCCGATAGAAGAGGCTTTGACTGGGTCACGCCCAGTCCCTGCTGGACAATATTTAAATAGACTGCTACTCTGGACTCATAAAGTAACCCTGCAACACCACAAACCTGGATTCTTAACTGGGATAACTCAATGTGCATTAGTTCCTAACAAGGGTCTTTTCCTAGATCAATCAACTGCTACTAGCTGCAGTATTGTAGCTAGCTTTGTTTTGTCCTCTCCACCCCTGTTTTCCTCACCTTCTCTTACCTACTTTGTTTTGTGAAgagctggaaattttttttaagtgttgtgAGACATGGAGCACCTCCACAGATTTCAGTTCACCTCCAGACAGAAACTTGTTTCTATATGTACAGTTTGTCAGAAGAGTTACGTTGTTTTTGTATGAATACAGAATGTAATTTGcgcaaaaattaacaaaaaatcaACACAGTGTGTGATTCTTTACTCACCTATTACTACAGAGAGGGTTGTCTTTAGGCAAACGTCTATCAGTTGGAGCAACAGAACTACCTCCTGAAATCTCAACCGTTTAAAATACTAATAGCTGACTCCTAGTTTTTTGCTTTATCATGTATAGAGAACTTTCGTTTTCACCTTTAGCCACAGCTGTCTACAGATTACAAGTGGTGCTGACGTTAAAATTCCAAAACACAGGAAATCACCGCTGCTTGCTAGTCTACCATCCTGAAAGAGAAAAACGTGGAACACCATTTAGAAAAAGTTGTTGTAGACATAATGTGAGTTATAACCCGGACTACTAGCAAATAGACATCATGACAAATATTGTCATTCTACGCTTCACCTAGGCgagtcaaatatttttcttcaaaatagcATCTGTTTATAGAAACTGAGGAAGAAGGAAGTTTAGCAGCTTGATTAATATGGATGTGTATGTTTTACAATGTCTGTAGGATGCACTGCTTAAAGATACGGGTGCTGAGTAGAGTCTGGTGCATTCAAAGGCTGAAGTACAAACCTCAATAGTTGATCACTTTCAtcttaatgtttttttaagtatCTTTCTTTAGGATATTGTTTCCTAGTTTTACTAGGGGAGGGAAATGAGGAGGGGTTATGCCCATTTCCCACATTTCATAATAAAGCTGCTTACCAATCATGAGTTTGTTTTCCCCATAAATCATTCATATAAATCATCTCCAGTCACCAGGTTACCAAAAAAGGCTCCTTTAATACCTAAAGCCTCAGTGAAAATTTTATCACGTAAGTACATACTCTAAAGCCAGCTCTCAGGAATATCCTACATTAAAAGTAGAGGATATAATGTATAATGAAAAGTATCACTAGCAggcttccctccccaccccagctgtgAATTTCATGTTCTAATATTCAGGATAATATGGCAATATAGTTCTAGAGCTGACAAGGCTACTGCAACAACAGCGATACACAGCAGCTATTTTACCTGACTTCTCATACAGTCAGGTTTACTAAAGACTGGTTTAAGTCCTGATGACCTATCTTATTTAAAGAGATCAAAGCATAGGTGCTTAACTACTCTTGGTTCAGTCAGTCACCAGCAGagattttttcctactttttaattCGAGTATAAAATGGCATTTGAAAATTTTAGTAATTAACTCTGATCATTAGCCTATAAAACCCTTGTCATTGGGCTCTAGAGGAACAGAATGGTCTTAAAGGAATTAACCAGGAAACAGCTGAGATGCACCTGCTATGACACAGTTTCtcctttgaggggaaaaaaaaagtagtgcttTTTACCTCTATTTGAAGAAGGGCTTTGGTCACTTTTGGTGACCAAATCTGTGAGTTAGGATCTATCCTGAAGTTTTAACGATAAATACCAATGATTTAGTCGTTAGCAAAGGGGAAagcttccccttttttttaacaagtcttaatatatttttaagggGCTGAAAGTGACTTTTGTCTAATAGTTAGAACATGGGATTTAAAGGATGAGCTTTAGTCCTTAATTAAACCAGTCCTCTACCAAAACAAGCTGGAGTGCACCTAGTAATAGGAAACCCAGCTTTATCTAAACAAAAGGGGGTATGCTTGGTTTTCCTCTGATGGTTGCTTAACTCCTTAAACCACTATGGTACTTGCTGTTAAGTAACAGTCTTAATCAAGGGACagcttttttaattaagttttgaGATACTCCATGATCATGGAGTATATACAAAAAGTCCTAAGAAAACTGGGTAACTACCTAGCTTTTGTATAACATCTTAGAAGGTGACAGCATAGCAGGAGAGACAGAAGCAGCTTCCCAGTCCACAATACCACAACCCACTATTGATGGAAAATGGATAAAATTACTTGATGGGAATATACTTCTGTACTCTTCAGGTCAAGTTCTTTTGCCAGTGCTGCATGTAGAATCCTTATGATCTACCTGCTAGTTTACAGCTCCACCTTGTCTAAGATTTGTTTAATTTGATATTGCtgttaagaataaaattaaaattatatactaTAGCTTAGAAGTTGTAAAAGTGAGAGAACTAATAATGCTATTCAGATAGCTCTGATCtacaattttaaggaaaaaaaaagtgaccatTAGTGGAATGTCTATACTGACATTTGGTATACAAATCGTTTTATTAAAGCAATCTATGTACATTTAAGTACCCCCATTTAACAATTTCGGTTTAATTCGGACCAAGTATTAGGTGAATATGCTAAACCCCAAGTAGTGACAACAGATAAATATTGCAGCGTTTGACTTCATTTTGTAGATAAGGCACGTATACTCAGTGAGACACCCACCTGGGCTCTGAGCAGGTTAGGCCTGGTAGCCCCGTTTATCTGCAGCAGTGCAGCCCGACTCTGGTAGCAGGCTCTCAGGCTGCTTAGTTTCTGCACTGAAACTGAGCTGTGCTAGCTGAAACTGGCTCCAATTACTAGCAAATCTATTTTTGAAGGTCATGCTGTGACAAGTAATTCCTGCccatatgaaaaataaagttcTACGAGCTGAAGCTACCCCTTTAAAGCCCAGGTACTTGGTACCTTAGAGCAGCTGTAAGGCAGCAATACCTGCGAAGGCCAAAGCTCTGAACCAAGATTAACTGTCATGCGAGGTGACTGCCCTTCCAGTCAGGGTAGTCTTTGTGACCTACAGCCCCAGGAAAGTTTGTTTCACTTACTGGATggtattttaaagatgttttttagAGAGAAATGCAGTTCAGTGGGCACAGTATTCATATTCACCCCTGGCCGGAGGTGGCTGATGACTGCACTATATAGCGTCTGACGGATGCGTTCAGAGCGTAGGGGTCTGCACAGAAACGAGTTAACAGCAGTTAACTATTTTTGAACGTTCACCCCCACACTTGATCAGATTTTGCTAAACTGCCTCCGTGTTTCACCTTCAGTCAGCCCTCCGCACCTCAGCTGTTAAGATACTTGCTTTTCACGTACCGGGCAAGTCAATAATTTACATTTCATCAGCTGCGTAACGTCACTCACGTTTtgaagcaggctgcagcagccacATGGTCCTATACTGGAGGTAGGGAAGTGGggtgctgccagctcccaccCGGAGCCGCAGAGACTCCAGCCCACGGCTATCGAGCTCACTTTGCCGTACGGCAAAATCCCGTGCGGGGGGGCGGCTCGGCAGGCCGGCACCAGCACCGCTACCCCTGAACACAGCAAAACGAGTTCCCAGAGTCACTGCCGCCGTTCCCGGGTGCCAGCCGCTGCTCTTCTTGCTCAAGACCTGGTGAGGAAAACCCAGCCGGAACGCCAGCGCGGTGCAAGGGAAGCGGCGTACGACGGCGCCATCCTCGTCGGCGTCTCCGTGCCCCGCGCCTGGCCCGGCGCCAGCGCCAGTCTCTCCGTCCCTTTGTCCGAGTCCCGCCGGGCGGCGGCCGGTcctccccccgcggcggcggagaggggcggggggggggccggcctCACACCGGCAGCGCTTTGCCGCGGCGGCGCAGCGCGGCGCTGAAGAGGCCGCCGAGGCGGCGCAGGCCGGCGGCGCCCCCGGGCATCGCGGCcaggagcgcggcggcggcggcgcccagcTGGGCGGTGGCGCCCAGCACCGTGAGGAGGGTGCTGCGCAGCCCCAGCGCCGCGTAGAGCGTGCCGCCCAGGGCgccgaggaagaggagggagccGCGGCTGGGCTCCCGCAGCAGGCGGGCGGGCCCGCGCAgcagggcggcggcggccaggGCGCAGAGCGAGCCCAGGGACCAGAGCAGCGCGAACTTGCGGGCgcggagcagcagcagcggcgcGTACAGCGCGGCCAGCCCGAAGCAGAGCGcggccagcagcaggcacagcccgCTCCCCGCCAGCCGCTGCCAGCGCGACAGCCCCGGCAGGCACGGGTCCGCCTCGGCCGCCCAcagccagcccggccccggccccggccccggccccggccccggcccggccgccgcggggggggcgccgcggcccggcgggaAGGGGTTCAGCGGGCTCAGCCAGGCCCCCaggccgccgccgctccccgcctcCTCCTGCGAGcagccggcgggcggcggcgcgggggccgcgctggagctggcggcggcggccTTCGACTGCGCCAGGTACTCCTGCAACTGCCGGCCGAGGTCCGCCATGGCGGGGCCCGGCACCGCTCGCGCGCGCTACaccgccccccgcgcccgccccgccgccatctt
This region of Strix uralensis isolate ZFMK-TIS-50842 chromosome 9, bStrUra1, whole genome shotgun sequence genomic DNA includes:
- the SFT2D3 gene encoding vesicle transport protein SFT2C, with amino-acid sequence MADLGRQLQEYLAQSKAAAASSSAAPAPPPAGCSQEEAGSGGGLGAWLSPLNPFPPGRGAPPAAAGPGPGPGPGPGPGWLWAAEADPCLPGLSRWQRLAGSGLCLLLAALCFGLAALYAPLLLLRARKFALLWSLGSLCALAAAALLRGPARLLREPSRGSLLFLGALGGTLYAALGLRSTLLTVLGATAQLGAAAAALLAAMPGGAAGLRRLGGLFSAALRRRGKALPV